Sequence from the Acidimicrobiales bacterium genome:
GACCCAGGCCAGAGGGGCGGCCATCGACGCGGACGCCGCCGTGTTCACGGTCGGCATCCAGGGCGGCGAGCTCGACACCGGCCCGTACCAGCGGATGGCCGAGGAGACGGGCGGCCGGGTGGTGTCCACCCAGGAGCCGACCGAGCTGCCCGCCATGCTCGACGGCGTGCAGCGGGCCCTCGCCAACCAGTTCGTGCTGACCTACGCCTCGACCGTCGACCGGGGCCCGATCGACCTCGTCGTCGAGGTCGGCGGGGCCAGGGCCGCGGCCCAGGCGATGGCCGGGGCGGCGATGACGGCGTCGGCCGTCCACCCCCAGCCGGTCGACCCGCCCGGCGACGCCGGGTTCCTCTCCGGCGAGGAGGCCAAGCTGGTCGGCGGCGTGCTCGGCATGGCCGCGGCCGCCCTGTTCGCCTACGCCCTCGGCAGCCTGTTCGCCCCCCAGTCGACCAAGCTCGACGCCGCCCTCCAGCCCTACGTCGACGGCTACGTGGACGACGACGGCGACGGCAACGCCAAGCTGGCCGACACCAAGCTGATCCAGCGGGCCGTCGAGCTCACCGGCCAGTTCGCCGAGCGCCGGGGCGTCCTCGCCAGGACCGAGACCGCGCTCGAGCGGGCCATGCTCCCGCTGCGGGCGGCCGAGGCGCTGTTCTTCTGGTTCGCCGTCGTCGTGGTCGCCGGCCTGGCCTTCGCGGTCCTGTTCGGCTCGCTGATCGGCGGCCTGTTCGGGGTTCTCGTCGCCACCGTCGTCCCGCCCCAGTTCGTGAAGCTGCGGGCCAAGCGCCGGCGCAAGAAGTTCATGTCCCAGCTGCCCGACACGCTCCAGCTGCTGTCGAGCACCCTGCGGGCCGGCTACTCGCTCATGCAGGGCGTGGAGGTCGTGTCCCAGGAGGTGGCCGAGCCCATGGGCCACGAGCTGCGCCGGGTGTGCACCGAGGCCCGCCTCGGCCGCCCGCTCGAGGAGGCCCTCGAGGAGTGCTCGGACCGCATGGGCAGCCCGGACTTCGCCTGGGCCGTCATGGCCATCCGCATCCAGCGGGAGGTGGGCGGCAACCTGTCCGAGCTCCTGCTGACCGTGGCCGAGACCATGACCCAGCGGGAGCGCCTGCGCCGGGACGTCGCCGCCCTCACCGCCGAGGGGAAGATGAGCGCGATCGTCCTCGGGATCCTGCCCGTCGGCCTCGGGCTCGTCATGTGGGCGATGAGCCCGGACTACATGGGCGTGCTCATCGAGGACCGGCTCGGCAACTTCCTCCTCGGCGGCTCCACCCTGCTCGCGCTGGTCGGCTTCTGGTGGATGAAGAAGACCATCGAGATCGACATCTGAGGCCAAGGAGCGACCCGTGATCCTCCCCTTCGCCCTGATCGGCATGGGCGCCGCCGTGGCGCTCGCCTTCTACACGGTGCTGTCCCAGGTCGACGAGCGCTCCGTCGTGCGGGCCTCGCTGCGCCAGCTCGAGGGCTACGAGATCGAGAACGTGCGCGACCAGGAGCTGCTGACGCCGCTCCACGAGCGCGCCCTCGTGCCCGTGCTCAGGGGCCTGACCGGCGTCGGCCGGCGGTTCACACCGGTCGGCTACGTCGACACCGTCCGCCAGAAGTTCACCTACGCCGGGCGGGGCACGCCCGAGTCCGTCGACCGGTTCCTCGCCGTCCGCGTGATCACGGTGGCGGCCATCCCGCTGTGGTTCATCTTCATGTACGGCATGTCCGGCTTCAGCGGCATGATGCTCCACGCCGTGTTCGGCCTCGGCGCCGCCGCCCTGTTCCTCGGGCCCGACGCCGTGCTCAACCGCAAGGTCGAGGAGCGCCAGTACGGGCTGCGGGTGAAGCTGCCCGACCTGCTCGACCTGCTCGTCATCAGCGTCGAGGCCGGCCTCGGGTTCGAGCAGGCCCTCGACCGCACGATCGGCGCCGTGCCCGGCCCCCTCTCCGAGGAGTTCGGCCGGATGCTCGGCGAGGTCAGGGCCGGGTCCAGCCGGGCCGACGCCCTCCGCGCCCTCGAGAAGCGCAACAGCGTGCCCGAGGTGCGCTCGTTCGTGCTCGCCATCCTCCAGGCCGACACGTTCGGCGTCTCCATCGGCCGGGTGCTGCGCTCCCAGGCCGACGAGATGCGGGTGAAGCGCCGCCAGCTCGCCCAGGAGCGGGCCCAGAAGGCGCCCGTGAAGATGCTCGTGCCCATGGTGTTCTGCATCTTCCCGGCCCTGTTCGTGGTCGTGCTCGGGCCGGCCGCCATCAACATCACCACCGCCTTCTCGTAGTCGTGGCCGCCGTCGCCGCACCGGTCGGCGGCGGCCGCACCGACCGCGCCCCGGCCGGGCCAGGGGGCCGGCCCCGGCCGGGGCTGCGGGGCCCGTCCGCGGCGACGGCGGCCGGGCTGGGGCTCGCGCTCGTCGCCCTGGTCCTCGGCCTCCGGCCGCTGTCGGACAACTCGTTCCTCACCCACGTGGCCACCGGCCGGCTGCTGCTCGACGGCGGCGTGCCGACGGCCGACCCGTACACGTTCACCGCCGCCGGGCACCCCTGGGTCGTCCAGAGCTGGCTGGCCTCGCTCGTGTACGGCGTCGTCGACCGGCTGGCCGGCGGCACGGGGCTGCTCCTGCTCAACGGCCTCCTCTGCGCGGCCCTGACCGGCCTCGTGTGGCGGCTGACCCGCCCGGCCGGGGCGCTCGCCGGGCGGGCGCTGGTCGGCGCGCTCGTCGTCGGCATGGGCGCGTCGGCCTGGCTGGAGCGGCCCTTCCTGATGGCCATCGTGCTGCTGGCCGTCGCGCTCGTGGCCGCGGAGGGCGGGCTGCGGCCGGGGTGGCTGGTGCCGGTCGGGTGGGTGTGGGTGAACGACCACGGCTCCTTCCCGCTCGGCCTCGTCGCCGTCGCCCTCCTGGCCGCCGGCCGCCGCCTCGACGGGGACCGCCCGGCCACCGAGGTGCGGGCCGGCGCCGCCCTGGCCGCCGGGATGCTGCTCGGCGCGCTGAACCCGCTCGGGCCCCGCCTGCTGTGGTTCCCCGTGCAGCTCCTCGGCCGCTCCGACGTGCTCCGCCACGTGAGCGAGTGGCAGCCGCCGACGTTCGCCTACACCTGGCAGTGGCTGTTCCTCGTGCTGGCCGCCGTGGCCGCCCTGGGCGCCCTCCGGGGCCGGTCGTGGCGGGTCGCCCTCCCGGCCGCCGCGTTCACCGGCCTCGCCCTGCTGTCGGCCCGCAACCTGGCCGTCGCCGCCGTCGTCCTC
This genomic interval carries:
- a CDS encoding type II secretion system F family protein translates to MAHRTRRWGAAAVAAAALLAVAAPAASAAGSGTRVVVRGVDTTDAEHATVTVMVDGERPDPGAFRLTENGDDVAGVQVTPRSTTDAQTGIVLAVDVSSTMDQRGAFRHAKDAAQAFVAGGLPSDRFAIVAMGDTATVVQGFTTDTARLTEAIEDLGPQPGAAIWDGVRKAALLFTDDPQLQANIVVITDGPDTASTTTETQARGAAIDADAAVFTVGIQGGELDTGPYQRMAEETGGRVVSTQEPTELPAMLDGVQRALANQFVLTYASTVDRGPIDLVVEVGGARAAAQAMAGAAMTASAVHPQPVDPPGDAGFLSGEEAKLVGGVLGMAAAALFAYALGSLFAPQSTKLDAALQPYVDGYVDDDGDGNAKLADTKLIQRAVELTGQFAERRGVLARTETALERAMLPLRAAEALFFWFAVVVVAGLAFAVLFGSLIGGLFGVLVATVVPPQFVKLRAKRRRKKFMSQLPDTLQLLSSTLRAGYSLMQGVEVVSQEVAEPMGHELRRVCTEARLGRPLEEALEECSDRMGSPDFAWAVMAIRIQREVGGNLSELLLTVAETMTQRERLRRDVAALTAEGKMSAIVLGILPVGLGLVMWAMSPDYMGVLIEDRLGNFLLGGSTLLALVGFWWMKKTIEIDI
- a CDS encoding type II secretion system F family protein; translated protein: MILPFALIGMGAAVALAFYTVLSQVDERSVVRASLRQLEGYEIENVRDQELLTPLHERALVPVLRGLTGVGRRFTPVGYVDTVRQKFTYAGRGTPESVDRFLAVRVITVAAIPLWFIFMYGMSGFSGMMLHAVFGLGAAALFLGPDAVLNRKVEERQYGLRVKLPDLLDLLVISVEAGLGFEQALDRTIGAVPGPLSEEFGRMLGEVRAGSSRADALRALEKRNSVPEVRSFVLAILQADTFGVSIGRVLRSQADEMRVKRRQLAQERAQKAPVKMLVPMVFCIFPALFVVVLGPAAINITTAFS